Proteins encoded in a region of the Methylobacterium radiotolerans JCM 2831 genome:
- a CDS encoding CYTH domain-containing protein — MRLEIERKFLVAGDGWRAAATSIRPLKDGLVGHFARGKVRVRLDGERAWLTVKGARDGIARAEFEYEIPHADGAAMVDQVCTGNVIEKIRYCVPHDGLTWEVDVFQGSLAGMVLAEVELARADQSFAKPAWLGEEVTGDLRFRQSTLLHLCCEAGRPITMDDVLRLPVAA; from the coding sequence ATGCGGTTAGAGATCGAGCGAAAGTTCCTCGTGGCAGGCGATGGCTGGCGCGCGGCGGCCACATCCATTCGGCCGCTGAAGGACGGCTTGGTCGGTCATTTCGCGCGGGGGAAGGTCCGCGTGCGCCTCGACGGTGAGCGGGCCTGGCTCACGGTCAAGGGCGCCCGCGACGGCATCGCCCGCGCCGAGTTCGAGTACGAGATCCCGCATGCCGACGGTGCCGCCATGGTCGATCAGGTGTGCACCGGCAACGTGATCGAGAAGATCCGGTACTGCGTGCCGCACGACGGGCTGACCTGGGAGGTCGACGTCTTCCAGGGCTCGCTGGCCGGGATGGTCCTGGCCGAAGTCGAGCTTGCGCGGGCCGATCAGTCCTTCGCCAAGCCCGCCTGGCTCGGCGAGGAGGTGACCGGCGACCTGCGGTTCCGCCAGTCGACCCTGCTACATCTCTGCTGCGAGGCCGGCCGGCCGATCACGATGGACGACGTCTTGCGGCTGCCGGTCGCCGCGTAG